A window from Rhea pennata isolate bPtePen1 chromosome 1, bPtePen1.pri, whole genome shotgun sequence encodes these proteins:
- the HEBP1 gene encoding heme-binding protein 1, with protein sequence MLGMIKNSLLSSVETWPYRVLSQGAAGEVAYEERACEGGTFATVEVTGKPFDEASKEAVLKLLKYVGGTNDKGVGMGMTAPVSITAFPAEDGSLQQKVKVFLRIPSQFQATPPSPSDDSIKIEKRQEMTIYSTQFGGYAKEADYVNYAAKLKSALGTEAVYRKDFYFCNGYDPPMKPYWRRNEVWFVKE encoded by the exons ATGCTGGGCATGATCAAGAACTCGCTGCTGAGCAGCGTGGAGACGTGGCCCTACCGCGTGCTCAGCCAGGGGGCAGCG GGGGAGGTCGCCTACGAGGAGAGGGCGTGCGAAGGCGGGACGTTCGCCACCGTGGAGGTAACTGGGAAGCCGTTTGATGAAGCCTCCAAGGAAGCGGTGCTCAAGCTCCTAAAATACGTCGGAGGAACCAATGACAAGG GAGTTGGAATGGGCATGACCGCCCCTGTCTCCAtcactgcttttcctgctgaagATGGCTCCTTGCAGCAGAAAGTGAAGGTCTTTCTGCGGATCCCAAGCCAGTTTCAAGCCACTCCTCCCTCTCCTAGTGATGACAGCATTAAGATTGAAAAGAGACAGGAGATGACAATTTATTCCAC GCAGTTTGGTGGCTATGCCAAAGAGGCAGATTATGTGAATTATGCTGCCAAGCTGAAGTCTGCTCTGGGGACTGAAGCTGTGTACCGCAAAGATTTCTACTTCTGCAATGGCTATGACCCCCCTATGAAGCCTTATTGGCGACGCAATGAGGTCTGGTTTGTGAAAGAGTGA